TGTCTGATGTTGTGGGTGCAGGAAGACCACACTGGTGGTGACAAAGGCACAGCAGGAACAGGCTTTGCTACTATCTCCAGCAACTTTTTAAACAACTCCATACCAGGCTAGTCACCCACAAGTTTTGACCATGGTctgtctgcttttcatttccactACAATGattaatattaatgtaatttCACAGAGGCAATGGAATCACACCAAATTATAAGAGACAAGACAATCAGGAAAAGCATCTATTTTATAATTATCTGCATCCATGAAAAAAGTACCTGAAGCGTTTTGgggaaaaacagaggagaaaactCTTCTTCACTTTCCTCTGCCAGACTGAAATAAGACATAAAAGGTTTACAGAGGGCTGAATTAACAAAACAGAACTGAGAAAGGGGCTACCATCTCTTCCACCTGATGTTAATAGCTATTACTAGAACTCAGTGGCTGAGCCAGTGTTTCCACCGCTGTTCTTCACAAGAGCACAAAAAGGGCAATCTCTCTCCCCAgccatttttatgaaaaatatgcTGGAAACTCCCAAGAGGCAAACTCCGGTTTTTTAGTAAACAGAATTGTAACCCTTAAGACGGGTTTTCTGCAGCTGGCTTTTAAGCTCACAAGTACAAATTTGCAGGTACAACCTTTAGATGACGGAAGAGAATCACCTCCTTACATGTGGCTGCACACAGCTACCCAGGGGCAGGTTTTTGATCCAGGCCTAACAAATGTACACACCGCACAGCAAATCAACCCACGGCCAGCGAAAAATGAATACAGAGAGCGTGGGTACTTTGTGGGTAATTGTTTAGAGAAATGGCCCGTCATCTGTCTTGATAAATAGACTTTGCACGTACAACTGCAGGAATGAGGCAGGCAAGTCAGCTGTGAGATGTATGCCTCGTTTGTTTGAAAAGTTGGCTTTGCACTTTGTTGTTTAGCCTGCAGAAATTAGAGGATATACTAATATCCTTGAAAACTTAGGTTGGCTTCtcacaaaacaatgaaaacaagcctatttttttcccctctattcaTATTCATTTGTGACTATTGATTTCTACTTGCCCTTTGTTTCTCTGATTCTTGGCCAGCTCAACTCGCAAAGTATTGCCCCCGAGGCTCAAGCCTTTCAAAGAGGATACAGCACTCTCTGCGGTTGCTTTATCCTTGTAATCGAGAAAAGCCCTGTGCTGTGCTCCTTGCCAATTCAGTCGTAAAGGAGTTGCATGGAATTCCCTTAAAGCACATTTCAGCTCGCTCACTCTTACGCTGGGAGGTATGTTCCCCACATACACAGTAGTAATCATGCCAGATCCCTCTAATCTGGGACTTAAAGAATCACTTTCCACATAATGTTGTCCTATTTGAGCTGAGCCCATAGCAGCCTGCGGTCTTGTATTTTCAGCCATCGCCTTCTCATTTAACACTGCTGGTGTGTTGGCACTTGCCAAGTCTGAATGTTCATCTAGGAGGGTAACATCCTTGCCAGTCTGCTTCTCTCTGTGTCGAAGACTCTTTAGGATGGGGATTTTTCCCAGCATCTCATAGCTGACCTAAAAAGGAGGAAGACAGATACAATTATGAGATTTCTCGCCTTCCAGAAAAAGACCATGACCATCAGGACCCATTTGTGCCATAAAAAGAGAGGAACCTTATTATATTGCTACCATGCAGAGTGCCAGAGCATTCAAAATGTTACTAATTGCTGGCCTGATTCTGAAGTTGCTCCCTAAATACACACTGcaggacaaaaataaacattAGTTACTCTTCAGGCGAGCGCACAATGTAGATCCAGCaggaaaatcaaaaccaaactcaAAACTACTTGATTTTGACGTTTATTTATCAGAGTGCTTTCAGATTTGCATTCTCATTGTTATCCCTCAATATTTGCTTTGACCGAGGGCCTCCGCTCCTGCTCTGGCAGAATCCTACATGCCTACAATTCATCAGACCGTCAGGCACTTTCATTCTGCAGACCTCCTTGCACTCTGTTCCCCCAAAACAGGATATCCCGTAGGCTGGGTCATACAATGGGGAGGGACGATGGTGTTAAGCTTGCAGCTGGGGAGCGTGCCTTGTAGCGGGGCTCCTCTGAGTGTGGGCCCAGCTGGAGGCACGTTCTCTGGTTGTGGCACATCACCACAGCCTCCCTCTTGTCATCTGACCTCACACACCACCCGCAGCTACTCATCAGATCCCACATCAGTCTGCTGGCTTGGATCACAGAACGGAAGAGCGCCCGGACACTATACTTCAAAACTGTGACCCCTCTATCCCTTCCATCCATCCCCAGTTCACAAGCAGCTTTTCTGGAAGGGCTCTTCCTCTCAACAGCTGAACCCTATCCATCTCAAGCATGAGATGCCCCAGGCTGCACTCAGTGACTGGCAGGAAACGCAGTGGTTCCCTAGCTCATGTGGTCTAGCTCTTGGCTTGCAGActgcagctggaaggaggaaTAATTCGTACTTGGCTGCTGGACAAGCAGAACATCCATCAACACAAGATCCAATTCTTAAATTTAGGGAGCAAAACAGAGCCCAGGGAAGCGATGCCCGAGCTAGCAGAGACCCAAGCTAGTAGCCCATACAGTGTGGGCAAGCCACTCTAGCAGGGTACTGCACCCAAGCTTATGAGCCACTACTTCTCAGCAGGCTGTGCTGGACTAGCACCAGCATATCCTGCCTAGAATATGCCTGCAGATCTCCCAGCTCAGATCTCTCTTACCTCAGAGGCCCTGAATTCCTGGTTCTACTATTACAGAGTGAGTTTGGATCTGGCTGCAGCACATAAAGACTAAAATTTACAGATCTCCTGGGAGAGTAGCCCAGCTCTGAAGTGACTTGAGTAAAATCAAAGACAGGCTGGGGGCAATGTTAGGTTTAGGTAACACGTAAGCCAGTCAACATTAGTCTCTTAAACGTTCCCAGGGCTCCTCTTCTGAGGAGCAAACAAGcaagttttatttcagactgaaacTAAATAGGAAATGTAATTTACATAAAGCCTGTCCTAGCTCTGTCTTGTTCATACAATATCAAACAGCAGAATAGGACTAACCAGCATGGGCAGAGGCCACCTCCATTGTGCAACACTGCAGACCCAGAGTCAAGGTGTTTGGGATCAGGCCCTTTAAACAAGCAAACTTTATGACTGAGAACAATTTCTGAACAAATCTGGCCTGATCTGGCAGCCAGTACAGAGAGGCAAGGACTTCCGCTGGGGCTCTGGGAGCCTCCACGCTCCGAAAGGTACATGCCATTTTCAGATTATGAAGAGTTATTGCTCTGTGGATTCTTGgactgatttgtttttctcagCCAAGAATTCAGACTGTTGTGTTTGACAGCAAACTCCCCTTCCCTGGGCGATACAACATCAAACCAATGGCTGAAGCCATCTTACTTTGTTTTTACTGGCCAAAAATTAGGAACATTTGTTGTCCTCTGTCAAATTTCTATGTGAAATGTAAGCTCTATGCTAATTAAACCAaataggaaaaacatttttctattctCATGCAACTAATCACTCCTGGACCCAAAGCACAACCTCAACCTCTTACCAAGTGCATGTACAGTTCCTTTCACCCTGAAAGTAAACCCAGTTCCCAAGGCACGGACTGGGTGTTTAGTTAGAAAGATAAATGCTACCAAGGGCAAACCCTCACCACTTTGTAGATTAAGGGAATCAAAGAGATGGGCACCGAGAGCATGATCTCTGGAACTCCCAGTCTTTCAAGGACAAACCAAGGAGAGGATTTCGATAATCCAGGGGCCAGCATACTCTCTAAGAGGCTTCAACTGGCCAGGCTTCAACACAGCCTCTCCTCTCACTGGAGTGACCTGTAGTTTTTGGCATCTGGCTGAAGCTCTTGGAGCTACTGTTTCAGGCTCCCTGCAAACTCAGGAAGACATAGTTGCAACAGCATACGCGTCTTCGTAAGGGCTATGAACTGTTGTCTTCTGTAGAAGCTGAAGCTCTGATCAACCACCACCACCATGAAGGGAATCTATCATTACCTTAAATTCAGCCCTCTGCAGATGTAACAGTAAGTAGCCTTTACAGTACCAAAGCAACAAAGGCAGTTGATTTGGCACTTGGATGTTTTTGTAATAGAAAACATTCTATAAAAAACCTACATTAGACAAGTTCTGACACTGTTAACCGACACCCTTCTGCCACAAGAGAGACAGAGGATTTACCTCAAGGGCTGTTTTCCCTGGGGTCTAGCAGAATCTTTCAGCTGGGCCAAACCTTCCAAATCCTTCCTTATCTTTCCCCACTTTTATGTCAAGGAAAGGCAGAAACTTGGTTTGGGATTTCAGAGTTTCAATTCAACAAACCAAGTCAGTACcttttttggggtgcagggggtgagAGCCAAAAGGGCAAAGAGGGCAGTGGGtggcagaggagaggaaaaagcttGCTCTGCTCTGTTGCAAAATAGCAAACAAAAGAACTCTGTGGTAGTACAATGTGTTGCTAATTACGATCATGCAAAACGTTTCTTTTGTCTTGTGAGCTGTGGAGGATTGCAATGATTTATTTCCATGTGGAGAGAGGCCAAAGATATTCCTCCTCTCTTTCAAACAAGCTGCACGTTTCTTGGTCCTGTGCCGGCTGGTCCCTCCTCCCTAGCCTTGCCTACTGCTTTAGGCTGAGCCAGGATGCAAGGGACTTGGGTACTACCCCAAGTCTGGTTGATCCAGTTATGCAGACCTGGGCAAACCCAGTGGTGGATGCTTCTTCCCTTGCTCCCCCCATCCCTATAAAGTCAAGGCCAAACCATTTATTGATGTTTGTAAACTTTGTATTGAGTGTTGGGATTTAGCTAAATGATTGGCTTTGGCAGTGAAGCCAGCTGAAGAAGTTTCCTATTATCCCTTGACCACCAATTCCCAGGCCAGTTCCATACTTCAGCCCTCTGGGATTGGCCAACAGAAGTGCTTGTGGGTCTGCGCTATAAACTCAGTAACTGAAGTGattcaggttaaaaataactcCACCAAAGGCAATTAATCATTTAACAATCCTGCCTACTCCCTTGCCATAGCTGGGAGAGCCTTGGGGAAAGAGGACAGCGGGGTAGATGAATTCTTCTGGCTCACAATTACCGGGCTATGGGAAAGGAGCTGAGAAGGGAAATGTGGCCCCTTTCTGACAGAAACCTGAAGAAAACAGAGTCTTGGATGCTGAGTGCCAATACAAATCTCCCAGCACTTAACCCTGAGCATCCACTCTTACGACACCTGGTTTGGTCCCAAAACAACGTAGTGGCAGATGGACTTCTGCAACGTCTCTGCTGGAACATCAGGGCTCTCTTCAACCTCTGTTATTCCAGAACAGTGAATGTAGCCACTTTCAATATTTTGCTGGGGAAAATGAAAGATGTGTTTGTCCTCTGACAGAATGAGTAATGCTGACCCCTGATACAGTGCAGGCCAAGCCAAACACCACTTTGATTTCCCTGGCAGCAGAGGCGGTGCAGTTCTGATGCACGGTTGATGAGGGAAAGGCAGCTATAGATTGGAGAGCATGCTAGGTCTGCCATTTAATTCTGCTTCACACAGCTACCCATCTGCACACACCAACTGATAAAAGAACACATGGCTCAAGTTGGagacagatgctgctgctgccctgccctgccacgGAAGGGTGCGAACAAGACCAAACAGTCTTTAGTACAGCAGATCCACAAGCCCTTCCAAGTATTGAGGCTGGTAGGCAGAAGGTGTTTGAAAGATTCATCTTTGCCCACCCTGAGGGTTCTCTGACCCAAGACCGTTCATAAAGGCCTCCAGGAGAGAGCCCACTTCTCATGTTGTCTCCTTCATCAGTTGCTCGTTTCAAGGAGCACTGAGCTCACAGGGGTTTAAAGCACAGACAAAGCCAAGACAGCTAGGACGGGCCAGCACAGTCGAACATTTTATCATTCATTTGCACAAAATGTCCAAATATGTGCACGCAATCCGAGGGCATATTTCTGGGAGCTGGCAGCCCGTGAAGTCTGCTAGTGTCCCTCAGGAGAAACTTATGCAACCCACATTTGGAATCCATCAGCAAAAACTGATTCCATGGACTCTGCAGCAAGGGTCAGATTTGCAAAGGTGTTGAGACGTTTAACCACGCGTGGAAGCATGTCCTGCTTGCGCTATCCctccaaaaaacaaaacaaaacaaaaccttggcTAAACTAACAGCAATTTTCTTCTGATGGCAATGCTGTGTCCCTGCTAAAGGTTTTGCCAGCTTGAATGTGTGAACTTTTTGAGCTTTAAAACAACATCGCTTTACTTTCCAAATATTCTATCACAGACCCAAATCAAAAGCTGTTTGTTGTCAGATAGTTTCCATCTCTGCCACTGCGTACTGAACTCTTTCAACATTAGACTCAGGGATTTCCCCCCAGTTCATTTCATTTTGGGAAAAATCTTCTCCTACTTCTATAAAATTCTCagcaaaagaataatttaaaaaccagaaggaaatgCTTGCTAGAATATAGTGATTTTTCCACCAACTACTCTCATTTCCCTCTTCATGACCCCAAATATTTTAATTGGTCTGTATagtttcaatttaaaataagCACAGCACAAATAACTTCATAATTGTAACAAATATAATAGACAGTGTCACAGATAAAGATCACAGCTACCCATACAAAATACTAAATGAGAAAGTAAGTCACTTCATGAATTTAGAGTTCCCAGAAACAATGGGTTAGATTTTCAAGACAGATGAAGCCAAATAATTCTCCACTGGCATCCAAATAAAGTTTTCCAGAGTGTTCAGCTCTTAGCAGCTCTTGCTGTCCTCCAAGAGCACATACTGATTTCTCAAAACCCTGAACTCAGATGCAGAAAAAACTTACCCATATACACACTCCAGTACTGCCTTTGTATTTAGAAGTGTTTCTAGAGTGCCTAGCACTGACATTGATAATGCTGCTTTGGCATTAATAATATTGCAGCTCTTATGCTTCCTTGGAAGTCTTTAAATCAGCATTTCTGTGACAAAAATCACACCAAGTAATTCACATCTTCCTGTTTGGAAAAACATACTACCTCGACAGCAAAAAATAGCTCAACTGGAAATTCTGCACCGAGAAGAACTGAAAGAAGGCAACTGAGGGCAAGTCATGCCAACTACCCCAAGAAGTGAATTATTTACAGAAGAACACCTATTTACCCCGTCCCCATATCTGACACACTACTTCCTTCCTGCATAGTACATACCAAACAAAAACACTCCAGGAAAACGCAGTACCTCCTCGAGCACAGAAATCTAGCCTGGAGACAcgcattttgtttgctgtttaagTACCACCTTACCTCTTTTGAGCTGAAAACAGAGTGTATGTATTAATGGCTATTTATCCTAACAGCTTCAGGAAAGCACATCCTTTACAACAATGCTTAGCTGTAATCCCATGTTTGCAAACACCTTTAATTTAAGCTCTTAAATCATTGTCTTGGCTTGATCCAGCCATGTTCCTGAAGGATGAACTTTTTTGCAATGTATTTCACACATCACACATCTTAACAATAAAGTTAAGCTACTTTCTGTTGACAAATCACCATATTTAGAAGCGGGTTATTTATTTACTCACTACCTCTTGGTTCATTTAGTTTTGCTCTGAGGAACAGGAATGCAGCAGTAAAGCCAGGATTTGAAGGAGAAAAGGATGTAGAGAAAAGGATGTAGAAGCAGCCGGGAAAAGTCAAAGGACAAACACTTAAATAGCCCGTATCAAATCCTGCATTTTTAACACCCTGTCGATTAACTAGACCTCCCACCTCCAAGACCCTCTGTGCAAGAGTTGAACATACAGTTACCACCACAAGCACAAACAAACCACGTACAAGTTGCTCAGCTCTCTGTGAAAGAATAAtgctaatttctttcttcttcacataGACACGACACTTTGTTCCCATCCCAAACAACAGAAATGTAATGATTATCCCTGCTCTGGCTAGTATCCTCCAATATTCTTATCTAATCAACACAGGCTCTGAAGAACTGCCAAAAGCAGCTTTAGGTGTTAAATCAACATTCAAATATTCGAGTAAAGGGTCAATCACGTAATGTGCTCCATTCTCAGTGAAAACTGTAGAAAGTTCTGAGAGCTGTATTTTTCAGACACCACCACCAATGTAGAgattactataaaaaaaaaaagtttcactgtcTCATGCAAACTGGCTAGAGTCAGTGTGGCGCAAGCTTTAGATACAGCTCTGCTAAGCATCTCTCCTCaagctttaaaaacaagcacaaagGAGTTGTGGCAGATACTTCATTAGTTTATGAGGCATATATTATAACGCCGATCttgattctttttctctgaaaagcaaagaaatgcaaaggtAACATCAAATTTGATACATCGCTTGGGACTGACTGACTTTTTTCATGAGTGGTAAAAGTTTCACAAAAATTCAATAGCCCCTGCAAGAGACCGTGTTCCCCAGACctttgaaaaatgttgctgctaaAGGGaatcagacaggaaaaaaaaaagagaaaaaaaaaaagatttagcaaGGCCACTTACTGAGACTGAAGTCTGACAGCAAGACAGGCAGACTGATCAAAAGTATGTTGGCAAGACAGATGGAGCACAAGGAGCAGGCCTTCAAAACAATTACATTCAGTAATATCCTAGAAAAATTATGATTCAAAAATAATTCAATGGAAAAAATGCACTAGTACAGACagggcttttatttatttatttataacctCAAATCCTCAACCACAGGCAGGGTAAAATACTCTCCCACCACAGGAATAAAAATAGTACTGGCTAGAATTGTTTGTTGTAGATATATTACCTTAACAAATTTAACTCTTTTTGCTGTTTGGCAAGTGCTTAACAAACAACTCTTGATTTCCCTAGAAGTATTCACTAATAATTCCTCAGCGGTTTCTGCAAGACATGGGTATACTATTCCTCATTTCAGTGTCCCTACTGTTACTCAATCACACGGGATTGCGTCTGCTCCCTAACTGGATGATCTTAGGAATGAAAATCTAATGACAAAGCTTTCCCAGCATGAACTTCCAGTAAAACAATTCACtaaatgcttttctgaaactATTTGTGAAGCTGCTAAAGTTTCTGACAATCCTGGGCTGGGGTGAGCCAAActcatgaaaaaatatttatctataaATAATGATTCATGATTTAAAGCAGTATAAAGTCACTATTCCTCTACCTGAAAACAAGCTCCAGCCACAAATTCATCTGTCCTTTGAAAGTTAATTCACTATGTAAACAGCAACGTACCAGCCACTAGGTCACACTTTCCTTCTGCAACCAGAGCAGCACATATTCCACCCATTCCACGTGGTCTAATGCCGTAAAGTTCTCTCTGTGGTACTGTCTCCAGAAAACGAACAGAGCCAATTTCAATGAGCACTGAGGAATAAAACACATAAGGTGGAGAAGCCCCTCAGCTTACATAGGCTATTATACTGCCAATGACTACAAGAAATGTCTATCTTAAAAAATCGACAAACGTTGTTTCCAGTGGCTCTCACTCGATAATCCATTTGATACAGCAACCTGAGCTTCAGTAATATATCCCTCCTCCTCACCATTACCACTTAAAAACTGCTGAACGTAgatgctgttgttttgtttcatctGACAAACACATTTGCTCCCTTTCCAAGTATTTCTAATACAATGAATGTATTTATACGTGAAAATGGGGGACTTATCAACAGAACGTCAGTACCAGTAAGCCACCGTTAGCAGAAGTAACTTGCCTTATGCCATATTATTCCCTGAGGTTTCGGTCGTTTGCAATTAGTCTTGATAGTTCTTGTTGGAGTGAGTATATAATCCACAGTTAAATCATGATCATCAAGAAGCTC
Above is a genomic segment from Harpia harpyja isolate bHarHar1 chromosome 9, bHarHar1 primary haplotype, whole genome shotgun sequence containing:
- the MTHFSD gene encoding methenyltetrahydrofolate synthase domain-containing protein isoform X2, coding for MEGGVRLRAGASKGDVREKVWDYLEASGLADFPRPVHRRIPNFKGASHAATKLLGLQEFKAAKTVKINPDAPQKNARFLTLEARKTLLVPTPRLRTGLFNKIVPPSGATKEILRICATSQGIKEYSVPVGLDGKARVDLVVVGSVAVSEKGWRIGKGEGYADMEYAMMVSMGAVQEDTPVLTIVHDCQVVDIAEELLDDHDLTVDYILTPTRTIKTNCKRPKPQGIIWHKVSYEMLGKIPILKSLRHREKQTGKDVTLLDEHSDLASANTPAVLNEKAMAENTRPQAAMGSAQIGQHYVESDSLSPRLEGSGMITTVYVGNIPPSVRVSELKCALREFHATPLRLNWQGAQHRAFLDYKDKATAESAVSSLKGLSLGGNTLRVELAKNQRNKGQVEINSHK
- the MTHFSD gene encoding methenyltetrahydrofolate synthase domain-containing protein isoform X1; this encodes MEGGVRLRAGASKGDVREKVWDYLEASGLADFPRPVHRRIPNFKGSHQACCSIKELDVFNRAREIKVDPDKPLEGVRLAALQARKTLLVPTPRLRTGLFNKIVPPSGATKEILRICATSQGIKEYSVPVGLDGKARVDLVVVGSVAVSEKGWRIGKGEGYADMEYAMMVSMGAVQEDTPVLTIVHDCQVVDIAEELLDDHDLTVDYILTPTRTIKTNCKRPKPQGIIWHKVSYEMLGKIPILKSLRHREKQTGKDVTLLDEHSDLASANTPAVLNEKAMAENTRPQAAMGSAQIGQHYVESDSLSPRLEGSGMITTVYVGNIPPSVRVSELKCALREFHATPLRLNWQGAQHRAFLDYKDKATAESAVSSLKGLSLGGNTLRVELAKNQRNKGQVEINSHK